One Synergistaceae bacterium DNA segment encodes these proteins:
- a CDS encoding DUF4230 domain-containing protein, with product MATILIILALVASVAINVLLFTRKKERKPQNISVRSTILAGIQNVSELATVRETFQSIVTFSEGVKIPFLSANIPGTTRKFMLKYNGTIVCGCDLSKAQVSENVNNKVIISLPHSEITDIYADMNTLEVYDQYAGIFTSVKLEDQNREILSDLEKVKAHEIERGILAHSDENARKVLSSVASATGVQAEIIFTEKPAPTLSAQNNTISIPANTQE from the coding sequence TTGGCGACAATTTTAATAATATTAGCTCTCGTTGCCTCAGTTGCTATAAACGTATTATTATTTACGCGCAAGAAAGAAAGAAAGCCGCAAAATATTTCCGTAAGATCTACAATCTTGGCCGGAATCCAGAACGTCAGCGAGCTCGCTACAGTGCGCGAAACTTTTCAATCAATCGTAACATTTTCAGAGGGCGTGAAGATTCCTTTTTTGAGCGCAAATATACCCGGCACGACTCGCAAATTCATGCTCAAATATAACGGGACAATCGTATGCGGCTGCGATTTGTCAAAGGCTCAAGTATCCGAGAACGTAAACAATAAAGTAATTATCTCACTGCCTCACAGCGAAATTACTGACATTTACGCCGATATGAATACTCTTGAAGTATATGATCAATACGCGGGGATTTTCACGTCCGTAAAACTTGAAGATCAGAACAGAGAAATTTTATCAGACCTCGAAAAAGTAAAAGCTCATGAAATCGAACGGGGTATATTAGCACACTCCGACGAGAACGCGAGAAAAGTTTTAAGCTCAGTTGCAAGTGCTACAGGTGTACAAGCTGAAATAATTTTCACGGAGAAGCCGGCGCCGACTCTTTCAGCACAGAATAATACAATATCGATTCCCGCGAATACTCAAGAATAA